A segment of the Entomomonas moraniae genome:
AAAGAAATTGGTGTAAGAATGGCTATCGGGGCTAGAGAGTATAGTATCTTAGAGCAATTCTTAATTGAGGCCGTTTTAATTTGTTTAATCGGTGGTGGTTTAGGTATTGGTCTTTCTTATTTGATTGGCTTTATCTTTAGCTACTTACTCGAGGGTTTCCCCTTTTTATTTTCATTAGACTCCATTATTGTAGCGCTTTGTTGTTCTAGCGTAATTGGCATTGTTTTCGGTTTTATGCCCGCACGTAATGCCTCAAGATTAAATCCCATCGTTGCTCTTTCTCGAGAGTAAGCTTTGCTATCGTTTAACTTATGACTTTAAGGAAATTAACGGCTTAATTGTATGGAGAACAATAATTTTTCCTAAAAGAATTACGTTAAGTAAATTTAACGCAATCAATAAGGGTAAGTAAGAACTCGATTAAACACACATAAGAACTGAGAGTTAGATGACACTAAATCTAATTTATTGTTTGATAAATATCATTGTAAGGCTGATTTTACCAAGCTATCATACGGCAGTTTAATTTAAACGGTTATACAATAATACACAGTAAGCTACATCGTGAGTTTACTGATATTTTTTTAAGAAGTTTGTAATCAAAGGGGTTGGTTGTTACATGAGTTGGTTTAGTAATTTGTTTAAGTCATCCTCTGCAACAGAGGCGACGGATAGTCAGAAGGATAACCTTCCTCCTATTTTAAAAAAACTACGAATAAAAAATACTGTTTCAATTACTGCTTCCTGTGAAGCTGAGTTGAAAGGTTTTCGTGAGTTTACTTATAGCCCGCTGCCACAGCGTATTTTTAGTATCGGTAGTCTTTCAATTGCACAACAAACAGTGTACCGCTATTACTTGTGGGATGACGAGACGTGGTTACAAGTCAGCTATGATAAAAATGCTCCAGAAAAATCAATAGAAATTATTTTATTTTATTGGCTTAGATCAAAAACATTGACATCCAGTGAATTAACGGATGAAGTAAAGCTACCACTGTCTAAACAGCAATGGGAACATCAAGGCAAAGTCTTTGAGCGATGCTGGAATACGGCTATAA
Coding sequences within it:
- a CDS encoding DUF2491 family protein; this encodes MSWFSNLFKSSSATEATDSQKDNLPPILKKLRIKNTVSITASCEAELKGFREFTYSPLPQRIFSIGSLSIAQQTVYRYYLWDDETWLQVSYDKNAPEKSIEIILFYWLRSKTLTSSELTDEVKLPLSKQQWEHQGKVFERCWNTAIKNDIPTVEHVVNKDESYSVHFEQMIFSRKLTPARKEYWFYSLEKGETDNTYLQMIAQGFSLDLAELCVN